In Pedobacter heparinus DSM 2366, the following are encoded in one genomic region:
- a CDS encoding glycoside hydrolase family 71/99-like protein produces the protein MKKILLAFLCPALLLSMNCRSVGKQNQSKTRKYMSYKGLVMAGYQGWFNADGDGADRGWNHYKNRDNRFEPGNCKIDMWPDVTDYTAKYKTSFTYANGGAAYVFSSYDESTVDLHFRWMRDYGIDGVFMQRFVTTLKDEKGNKHYQKVFQSAVNAAKKYDRALAVMYDLSGMNASDYTKVIADWKSLVDTYKLNNKDLNDNYLFHNNKPLVAIWGVGFNDGRKYGLSEIDKLITFFKSDPVYGSCSLLLGVPTWWRELKFDTQSDPQLHQTIKRADIVHPWFVGRYNEETYPQFQERIKTDMAWCKQNKLDYVPVVYPGFSWKNMRPNDPFDAIPRNKGSFFWKQLSGALEIGCEMIYVAMFDEIDEATAIFKVGHDTPVGASKFVPYEKEIPSDHYLWLTGQAAGMLKKEIPFQKPMPYRTY, from the coding sequence ATGAAGAAAATATTATTGGCGTTTTTATGCCCTGCATTGTTATTGAGTATGAATTGCCGTTCTGTTGGTAAACAAAACCAATCTAAAACCCGTAAATACATGAGCTATAAAGGTTTGGTGATGGCAGGTTATCAGGGTTGGTTTAATGCCGATGGTGACGGAGCAGACAGGGGTTGGAACCATTATAAAAACAGGGACAACAGGTTTGAACCGGGTAACTGTAAAATTGATATGTGGCCAGATGTTACAGACTACACTGCAAAGTATAAAACATCTTTTACATATGCCAACGGGGGAGCTGCGTATGTTTTTAGTTCATATGATGAGAGTACTGTGGACCTGCATTTTAGATGGATGAGGGACTATGGTATAGATGGGGTTTTCATGCAGCGCTTTGTGACGACGTTAAAAGATGAAAAAGGAAACAAACATTATCAGAAAGTATTTCAATCTGCAGTAAATGCAGCTAAAAAATACGACAGGGCTTTAGCTGTAATGTATGATTTATCCGGGATGAATGCATCAGATTATACAAAGGTGATTGCCGATTGGAAAAGTTTAGTGGATACGTATAAATTAAACAATAAAGATTTAAATGACAATTATTTATTTCACAATAATAAGCCTTTAGTGGCCATATGGGGTGTTGGCTTTAATGATGGAAGAAAATATGGACTGTCTGAAATAGATAAGTTAATTACATTTTTTAAAAGCGACCCGGTATATGGAAGTTGTTCCTTACTTCTTGGTGTACCTACCTGGTGGAGAGAATTAAAGTTTGATACGCAAAGTGATCCCCAACTCCACCAGACGATAAAGAGAGCAGATATTGTGCATCCCTGGTTTGTAGGTAGGTATAATGAAGAGACCTATCCGCAATTTCAGGAACGTATTAAAACAGATATGGCCTGGTGTAAGCAAAATAAACTGGACTATGTACCTGTAGTTTATCCAGGTTTCAGCTGGAAAAATATGCGCCCCAATGATCCCTTTGACGCCATTCCAAGGAATAAAGGGAGTTTTTTTTGGAAGCAATTATCGGGTGCTTTAGAAATTGGATGTGAGATGATTTATGTGGCCATGTTTGATGAAATAGATGAGGCAACTGCTATTTTTAAAGTTGGGCACGATACCCCTGTTGGAGCCAGTAAATTTGTCCCTTACGAAAAAGAGATACCGTCGGATCATTATTTATGGTTAACGGGGCAGGCTGCCGGTATGTTGAAAAAGGAAATTCCCTTTCAAAAACCTATGCCATATAGAACCTATTGA
- a CDS encoding GH92 family glycosyl hydrolase, giving the protein MKNSIKLMLLCLLLSQSRLKAQEVTSNLQYVDPTIGAVGHILEPTRPTMHLPNSMVRVYPVRKDQLDDQISYFPLNMYSHRIGNVFALMPYNGVVNEKSWKQRFTYDLEKTAPHYYTAVLEESGIKVEFSPSERSGYYRFKFPSASANWLRLGVVNETGELKVSGKRILSGSEDFQGMKAYFYGELNADVTESKYKDGTGNKNLFLKVGNSHGVEFRYGISYISVEQAKINLEKEIPNWGFEKVKSTAKQVWEEALNQITVEGGTLAYKRSFYTALYRTYERMVNINEYGRYYSAYDHKVHSDSRPFYVDNWIWDSYLAHQPLHMILNPDRQADMISSYVNMYEQSGWMPSFALVFGDNPCMTGNHAAAWITDAWFKGIRNFNVEKAYAGLKKNSLEATLLPWRNGPAIGLDSFYAEKGYFPALRPGEKESVNEVHDFEKRQSVAVTLQQSYDDWCISKLAGTLGKAADSKLFLAKAENYKNVFRESKGFMWPKDDKGQWIEPFDPKFSGGQGGREYFTENNAYTYNWDVKHDLEGLFKLMGGKQAAENKLDNLFREDLGRSKYVLWNTFPDATGLVGQFVMGNEPSFHIPYLYNDLGSPWKTQKRIRMLMDTWFTDNLFSIPGDEDGGGMSAFVVFSMMGFYPVTPGIPVYHIGSPVFNKISLKLKNGKTFTVVARNNSSTAKYIQSAKLNGVNWDKHSFNHADILKGGNLELVMGETPNKQWGKTK; this is encoded by the coding sequence ATGAAGAATAGTATAAAGTTAATGCTCTTATGTCTGTTGCTTTCACAAAGCAGGCTGAAAGCGCAGGAAGTAACCAGTAATCTGCAATACGTTGATCCGACCATTGGGGCGGTAGGGCATATCCTTGAGCCTACAAGGCCAACAATGCACCTGCCCAATAGCATGGTCAGGGTTTATCCGGTACGCAAAGATCAGCTTGATGATCAGATCAGTTATTTCCCCCTCAATATGTATTCTCACCGGATTGGGAATGTATTTGCCCTTATGCCATATAATGGAGTAGTGAATGAGAAAAGCTGGAAGCAGCGTTTTACTTACGATCTGGAAAAAACAGCACCACATTACTATACGGCTGTTTTAGAAGAATCGGGTATAAAGGTAGAATTTTCTCCTTCGGAAAGGAGCGGATATTACAGGTTTAAATTTCCATCAGCATCTGCCAATTGGCTAAGATTGGGTGTTGTAAATGAAACAGGAGAATTGAAAGTTTCCGGTAAGCGGATCCTTAGTGGCTCAGAAGATTTTCAGGGCATGAAAGCTTATTTCTATGGGGAGTTAAATGCAGATGTTACTGAATCAAAATATAAAGATGGAACCGGGAATAAGAACCTTTTTCTTAAAGTGGGCAATTCTCATGGTGTTGAGTTTCGCTATGGCATTTCATATATCAGCGTAGAACAGGCAAAGATTAATTTAGAGAAAGAAATCCCAAACTGGGGTTTTGAAAAAGTTAAATCAACAGCTAAACAGGTATGGGAAGAGGCTTTAAACCAGATTACGGTAGAAGGAGGGACACTTGCCTACAAACGCTCTTTTTATACGGCCTTGTACCGTACTTATGAACGTATGGTCAACATCAATGAGTATGGCCGTTATTATAGTGCATATGATCACAAAGTCCATTCAGATTCGAGACCTTTTTATGTAGACAACTGGATATGGGATTCTTACCTGGCCCATCAGCCTTTGCATATGATCCTGAATCCGGATAGGCAGGCTGATATGATTTCATCCTATGTGAATATGTACGAACAATCTGGTTGGATGCCTTCTTTTGCATTGGTTTTTGGCGACAATCCATGTATGACCGGAAATCATGCAGCAGCATGGATTACCGATGCCTGGTTTAAGGGAATACGTAATTTTAATGTGGAAAAAGCTTATGCAGGTTTGAAGAAAAATTCTTTAGAAGCAACACTTTTACCCTGGAGAAATGGTCCGGCAATAGGCCTTGATTCTTTTTATGCCGAAAAAGGGTATTTCCCAGCTTTAAGACCGGGCGAAAAAGAAAGCGTAAATGAAGTTCATGATTTTGAAAAAAGACAATCTGTTGCGGTTACTTTACAGCAAAGCTATGATGACTGGTGCATTTCAAAGCTGGCAGGTACGCTTGGTAAAGCTGCAGATAGTAAACTGTTTTTGGCCAAGGCTGAGAACTATAAAAATGTTTTTCGTGAAAGTAAAGGTTTTATGTGGCCCAAGGACGATAAAGGGCAATGGATAGAACCATTTGATCCTAAATTTTCAGGCGGTCAGGGTGGAAGAGAATATTTTACTGAAAATAATGCTTATACCTATAACTGGGACGTAAAGCATGATCTGGAGGGTTTGTTTAAATTGATGGGCGGCAAACAAGCTGCAGAAAATAAATTAGATAATCTTTTTAGAGAAGATCTTGGCAGAAGTAAATATGTACTTTGGAATACGTTTCCTGATGCAACTGGTTTAGTTGGCCAGTTTGTAATGGGAAATGAACCAAGCTTCCATATCCCTTATCTTTATAATGACCTGGGCTCTCCCTGGAAAACCCAGAAACGTATACGCATGTTAATGGATACCTGGTTCACAGACAATTTATTTAGTATTCCGGGAGATGAAGACGGGGGAGGAATGAGTGCCTTTGTGGTGTTTTCTATGATGGGCTTTTATCCGGTTACACCTGGTATACCTGTTTACCATATTGGCAGCCCCGTGTTTAATAAAATAAGTTTGAAGCTTAAAAATGGTAAAACATTTACCGTTGTAGCCAGGAACAATTCATCTACAGCAAAATATATTCAAAGTGCAAAGTTAAATGGTGTAAATTGGGATAAGCACTCGTTTAATCATGCTGATATCCTGAAAGGTGGGAATTTAGAATTGGTAATGGGGGAAACACCAAATAAACAATGGGGTAAAACAAAGTAA
- a CDS encoding purple acid phosphatase family protein yields the protein MKPSGLILIMLSVFFSAGAFAQPKNIHLSWTGQHETNTSHTMAITWNSKMPNNKMVRYGLKSDQLNNLATALVNAKSGLKGAYIYKAELSNLRDGTTYYYQCGSDLEGWSAVYSFKTAPKIGKRGKYVVGVWGDTQNNKGNLDFEETSKIVQKMAQHKFNLIAHMGDVVENGSVVKSWDAFLNTTQPLNAQIPFMPVTGNHDVVNANQDTSFQKPFPIYYDLFNLPGDYINYSYDYGNIHFVAINSGYAQGAAKVDKLLYEKGSPEYNWLNDDLTKARKNKRIEWIILYAHYPMYAYGVSLVPQWQKNVTPLIDKYSIDLCLTGHRHVYERHTAIKNDQIFKSADKHIYQKPEGTVYITNGSAGGSLQGIGGTDMPSMVFTPSEKMYTYAVMTIENNQLSYEVFNTEGLMIDHFKIIK from the coding sequence ATGAAACCATCTGGATTGATCTTAATTATGCTGAGCGTATTTTTTTCTGCCGGTGCTTTTGCACAGCCTAAAAATATACACCTGAGCTGGACAGGGCAACACGAAACAAATACCAGCCATACCATGGCCATTACCTGGAACAGCAAAATGCCAAATAATAAAATGGTTAGATATGGGCTTAAAAGTGATCAGCTGAACAACCTGGCCACTGCTTTGGTAAATGCAAAAAGTGGTTTAAAAGGCGCCTATATTTATAAGGCTGAGTTAAGTAATTTACGGGACGGGACGACTTATTACTACCAGTGTGGTTCTGATTTGGAGGGCTGGAGTGCTGTTTATTCTTTTAAAACCGCACCTAAAATCGGTAAAAGAGGTAAATATGTAGTTGGGGTTTGGGGCGATACCCAAAATAACAAGGGTAACCTTGATTTTGAAGAAACCAGCAAAATAGTTCAGAAAATGGCGCAACATAAATTCAATTTAATTGCGCACATGGGTGATGTTGTAGAAAATGGATCTGTAGTTAAAAGTTGGGATGCTTTTCTAAATACTACACAGCCACTTAATGCACAGATACCGTTTATGCCTGTAACCGGTAATCATGACGTGGTAAACGCAAACCAGGACACCTCTTTCCAAAAACCTTTTCCGATCTATTATGATTTATTTAATCTTCCGGGAGATTATATCAATTATTCTTATGACTATGGGAACATCCATTTTGTAGCTATCAATTCTGGATATGCACAAGGAGCGGCCAAAGTAGATAAGTTGTTATATGAAAAGGGTTCTCCGGAATATAACTGGCTAAATGATGACCTTACAAAGGCCAGAAAAAATAAAAGAATTGAATGGATTATTCTGTATGCACATTATCCCATGTACGCCTATGGGGTGAGTTTAGTACCACAATGGCAAAAAAATGTGACCCCTCTTATTGATAAATATAGCATAGACCTTTGCTTAACCGGACATCGTCATGTGTACGAACGCCATACTGCCATTAAGAACGACCAGATTTTTAAATCGGCAGATAAACATATCTATCAAAAGCCTGAGGGGACAGTTTACATTACCAATGGATCGGCCGGAGGTTCTTTGCAGGGGATTGGTGGTACAGATATGCCTTCTATGGTATTTACACCCAGTGAAAAGATGTATACCTATGCCGTAATGACCATAGAAAATAATCAGCTCAGTTATGAGGTGTTTAATACCGAAGGGTTAATGATTGATCACTTTAAAATCATAAAATAA
- a CDS encoding GNAT family N-acetyltransferase — MEHTVLIGNHVKLEPLAYAHAAGLAEAAAYNPSLFKWTFVPQGIAAMHKYIEVALAGKEAGTMLPYAIVGIADGKVKGSTRYWNIQHWAWPENAVFYGKETPDVCEIGHTWLTEAAIRTPVNTECKLLLLTNAFENWKALRVCFQTDVRNERSRAAIERIGGKFEGVLRAERLGVDHTIRDTARFSIISAEWPAVKNKLVSRLKS; from the coding sequence ATGGAACATACTGTATTAATTGGCAATCATGTTAAGCTGGAACCCCTGGCATATGCCCATGCCGCAGGCCTTGCTGAAGCTGCGGCATACAACCCATCCTTGTTTAAGTGGACATTTGTTCCGCAGGGGATAGCAGCAATGCACAAATATATTGAAGTTGCACTTGCCGGAAAGGAAGCAGGCACGATGTTGCCCTATGCTATTGTAGGTATAGCAGATGGAAAAGTAAAAGGATCGACAAGGTACTGGAACATACAACATTGGGCATGGCCCGAAAATGCTGTGTTTTATGGAAAAGAAACGCCCGACGTTTGTGAAATAGGGCATACCTGGTTAACCGAAGCTGCGATAAGAACACCGGTAAATACAGAATGTAAACTGTTGTTGCTGACCAATGCCTTTGAAAACTGGAAAGCATTGCGGGTCTGTTTTCAAACAGATGTACGTAACGAACGGTCGCGCGCAGCAATTGAGCGCATCGGTGGGAAATTTGAAGGTGTTTTACGTGCAGAACGGCTTGGTGTGGACCATACGATAAGGGATACGGCACGTTTCTCTATCATTTCGGCTGAATGGCCTGCAGTTAAAAATAAACTGGTAAGCAGGTTAAAATCATGA